A window of the Candidatus Eisenbacteria bacterium genome harbors these coding sequences:
- a CDS encoding shikimate kinase yields MMGAGKSHVGRLLAHQIGAPYFDLDLMIEHRAGRTIKEIFRLQGEGGFRELEGEVFHEVSGARGSIISCGGGLILREGNRRILQERCFSVWLKVSEETLYQRLSDTGRPERPLLEAGNLRKMIHQLLAEREAHYSQADLTLTTDDQTPEEIVSDLRDLIVGWEGRK; encoded by the coding sequence ATGATGGGGGCTGGGAAAAGCCATGTTGGTCGATTATTAGCGCATCAAATCGGCGCCCCTTATTTTGATCTGGATCTCATGATCGAGCACCGAGCGGGTAGGACCATCAAGGAGATCTTCCGGCTTCAGGGTGAGGGGGGATTCAGAGAGCTTGAGGGTGAGGTCTTTCACGAGGTGAGCGGGGCAAGGGGCTCCATCATCAGTTGTGGGGGGGGGCTCATTCTGAGAGAAGGGAATCGCCGGATTTTGCAGGAGAGATGCTTTAGTGTCTGGCTAAAGGTTTCCGAAGAAACTCTTTACCAGCGGCTCTCCGACACGGGAAGACCGGAACGTCCACTGCTTGAGGCCGGAAACCTGAGAAAGATGATTCATCAGCTGTTGGCCGAACGGGAAGCTCATTACAGCCAGGCCGACCTGACTCTCACGACGGACGATCAGACCCCGGAGGAGATTGTCTCAGATCTCCGCGATCTCATCGTGGGATGGGAGGGCCGGAAGTGA
- the coaD gene encoding pantetheine-phosphate adenylyltransferase — translation MAKRGLFPGTFDPVTLGHINIMERGLRVFDELVIAVADQHRKNPIFDAKSRIDMIRHSLPDGIKNQIQIEVFRELQVEFARKKGITIIIRGLRVLSDFEYEFQIASMNQRLAPELETIFLAPQPRYSFITSTMVKEVARYGGDLTGLVSPYVAKRLQEYYGIAFGDKIKRKDS, via the coding sequence ATGGCTAAGCGTGGTCTCTTTCCCGGGACTTTTGATCCCGTCACATTGGGACATATCAATATCATGGAGCGGGGATTACGGGTCTTTGATGAGCTTGTCATCGCCGTTGCCGATCAGCATCGCAAAAATCCGATCTTTGATGCCAAATCCCGCATTGATATGATTCGCCACAGCCTCCCGGATGGGATTAAAAACCAGATCCAGATCGAGGTTTTCCGGGAACTCCAGGTGGAATTCGCCCGGAAAAAGGGGATAACCATCATTATAAGGGGTCTTCGGGTCCTTTCAGATTTCGAGTACGAGTTTCAGATTGCGTCCATGAATCAGCGCCTGGCGCCGGAATTGGAAACGATATTCCTTGCCCCGCAACCCCGTTATTCCTTCATCACTTCTACAATGGTAAAAGAAGTGGCCCGGTATGGAGGGGATTTAACAGGTCTGGTATCGCCCTATGTGGCAAAAAGACTGCAAGAATACTACGGGATTGCCTTTGGCGATAAAATTAAGAGGAAGGATTCATAG
- a CDS encoding zinc ribbon domain-containing protein yields MPTYEYECMSCGYRYELFQSMTEEPRKRCPKCRHKVRRLVGSGAGIIFKGSGFYATDYRKPEKKAHSTIDTTSSESKVETKSDSKSDGKISTKSEKEKN; encoded by the coding sequence TTGCCCACCTATGAATACGAATGCATGAGTTGCGGGTATCGTTATGAGCTTTTCCAGTCAATGACGGAAGAACCGCGTAAACGATGCCCCAAATGCCGTCACAAAGTTCGCCGGCTAGTGGGATCCGGCGCGGGAATCATCTTTAAAGGTTCCGGATTCTATGCCACTGACTATCGCAAACCAGAGAAAAAGGCGCATTCGACAATCGACACGACGAGCAGCGAGAGCAAGGTGGAAACAAAGAGTGACTCGAAGAGTGACGGGAAGATCAGCACCAAGAGCGAGAAAGAAAAGAATTAA
- a CDS encoding RsmD family RNA methyltransferase — MIHVMGGTLRGRRLKTVRGIQCRPSLGRTREALFSMLGDRVAGAHILDLFAGTGALGIEALSRGALSATFVEYHRPMARILKENLENCGLQKTGRILIQSTDRALPSIADRSKGLILADPPYDLIWPKPEDWRQLGRILIPAGCFVLEARFDRLIEGPESLWVERLGRVYGDTRLEIFIRGDIGDG; from the coding sequence GTGATTCATGTCATGGGGGGGACACTCCGAGGACGAAGGCTCAAGACGGTGCGCGGGATTCAATGCCGACCCAGTTTGGGAAGGACCCGCGAGGCCCTCTTCTCCATGTTGGGTGATAGGGTGGCCGGGGCCCATATTTTAGACCTCTTTGCCGGGACGGGAGCTCTGGGGATTGAGGCATTGAGCCGGGGCGCCTTATCAGCGACATTTGTGGAATATCATCGCCCGATGGCGAGAATTCTAAAGGAAAACCTGGAGAATTGTGGACTTCAGAAAACCGGTCGGATTCTGATACAATCGACAGATCGGGCTTTGCCGTCGATTGCCGATAGATCCAAAGGCCTGATTCTCGCCGACCCACCCTATGACCTGATCTGGCCCAAGCCGGAGGATTGGAGACAGCTCGGACGGATTCTAATTCCCGCGGGCTGTTTCGTGCTTGAAGCGAGGTTTGACCGACTCATCGAAGGGCCGGAATCGTTATGGGTTGAGAGGCTTGGGAGGGTCTATGGCGACACGCGGTTGGAGATCTTTATAAGGGGAGATATTGGGGATGGCTAA
- the obgE gene encoding GTPase ObgE, translated as MFVDETYIRVRAGDGGHGCVSFRREKYIPKGGPDGGDGGHGGDVVLIADPNQRTLASFRHTPSFRGQRGMSGQGNQKTGASGWDVIIRVPLGTIVTDIEKNELLADLSEPGGRVIVCHGGRGGKGNVHFKSSTQQTPRKATMGTPGEERSLLLTLKLLADVGLVGLPNAGKSTLLSRLSEARPQIADYPFTTLEPHLGVVAIGDGLESFVMADLPGLIEGAHAGKGLGHRFLRHIERTRLLLILIEGISEDPAEDFRVLQNELAEASPALANRPRWIVMTKADLLSPQKRQLGALQAGNDPLLWISSVSGEGLKELKTGIAARLKKMEKMEQEVALEKADVRLPAPQTPDKSSGLFDPYTDKKPWPTRWIIHKRRPHHSGLKKEGSSHA; from the coding sequence ATGTTTGTCGATGAGACATATATCCGCGTTCGAGCAGGTGACGGCGGCCATGGCTGTGTGAGCTTCCGGCGTGAGAAGTATATCCCCAAAGGGGGGCCCGACGGGGGCGACGGCGGTCATGGGGGTGATGTCGTGTTGATCGCCGACCCGAATCAACGGACCCTCGCTTCCTTCCGCCATACACCCTCCTTCCGGGGTCAGCGGGGAATGTCGGGGCAGGGGAATCAAAAGACCGGCGCTTCAGGCTGGGATGTCATTATCCGGGTACCTTTGGGGACCATTGTCACCGATATAGAGAAAAATGAACTTCTCGCCGATCTTTCAGAACCCGGCGGGCGCGTGATTGTCTGTCATGGGGGACGTGGTGGAAAAGGGAACGTACATTTTAAATCATCGACTCAACAAACGCCCCGCAAGGCGACAATGGGGACGCCGGGCGAAGAACGGTCACTCCTCCTAACGTTAAAGCTACTGGCGGATGTGGGGCTGGTCGGACTTCCGAATGCGGGAAAATCAACGCTGCTTTCCCGTCTATCTGAGGCGCGACCGCAAATCGCGGATTACCCTTTTACAACCCTCGAACCTCATCTCGGTGTTGTGGCCATCGGAGACGGACTTGAAAGTTTTGTCATGGCAGACCTGCCCGGTCTTATAGAGGGCGCTCACGCGGGAAAGGGTCTGGGCCATCGATTCCTGCGTCACATCGAACGAACGCGCCTCCTCCTCATTCTCATTGAGGGAATTTCGGAGGATCCCGCGGAGGATTTTCGTGTCCTGCAAAATGAATTGGCTGAGGCAAGCCCCGCTCTGGCCAACCGGCCGCGTTGGATTGTTATGACCAAAGCGGATCTCTTGAGTCCACAGAAACGCCAATTGGGTGCCCTGCAGGCCGGCAATGACCCATTGCTTTGGATATCTTCAGTCTCGGGAGAGGGATTGAAGGAGCTCAAAACGGGTATCGCCGCCCGTCTTAAAAAGATGGAAAAGATGGAGCAGGAAGTAGCTCTTGAAAAGGCGGACGTCCGCCTACCGGCGCCGCAAACGCCAGATAAATCCTCGGGATTATTTGATCCATATACAGATAAGAAACCCTGGCCGACGCGCTGGATCATCCATAAGCGACGGCCGCATCATTCGGGCTTAAAAAAGGAAGGTTCTTCTCATGCCTGA